One window of Triticum dicoccoides isolate Atlit2015 ecotype Zavitan chromosome 5A, WEW_v2.0, whole genome shotgun sequence genomic DNA carries:
- the LOC119299618 gene encoding serine carboxypeptidase 1-like, giving the protein MRNHTMYYVAVVLAIVLGASSLANAAVTLQQKDVLRAFIESRAQKRASGPAEPDTWADPASSFRHLPTKCDSPPAGTREADRIAALPGQPPRVNFDQYSGYVTVSEEYGRALFYYFVEAPYEASSKPLVLWLNGGPGCSSLGAGAMAELGPFRVNPDGKTLSRNRHAWNNVANVIFLESPAGVGFSYSNASVESGDAGTAVDAYLFLLNWLERFPEYKGRDFYIAGESYSGHYVPQLATVIVALAEFGLTDVNLKGIFVGNPYLDDYMNTKGSYEFLWNHGVISDEVWGNISEHCSFGRFEGTACGEAKKSFKIGDIDRYNIYAPVCIESPDGSLHSSSYLPGYDPCIGAYIAAYFNNPKVQKAMHVRTNTKWSECAGDMDDVCPITATRYSVKDLNMAITKPWRPWYTPDSEVGGYAQQYEGGFTFASVRGAGHMVPSFQPKRSLVLFYSFMKGVLPPAVSVRRP; this is encoded by the exons ATGAGGAACCATACCATGTACTACGTGGCAGTGGTACTGGCGATCGTACTGGGCGCATCATCGCTGGCGAACGCGGCGGTGACCCTGCAGCAGAAGGACGTGCTGAGGGCCTTCATCGAATCGAGGGCCCAGAAGCGCGCCAGCGGGCCGGCGGAGCCGGACACGTGGGCCGACCCGGCCAGCAGCTTCCGCCACCTGCCCACCAAGTGCGACAGCCCGCCGGCGGGCACCAGGGAGGCCGACAGGATCGCGGCGCTGCCCGGCCAGCCCCCGCGCGTCAACTTCGACCAGTACTCCGGCTACGTCACGGTGAGCGAGGAGTACGGCCGCGCGCTCTTCTACTACTTCGTGGAGGCCCCCTACGAGGCCTCCTCCAAGCCGCTCGTGCTCTGGCTCAACGGCGGGCCCGGGTGCTCGTCGCTCGGCGCCGGCGCCATGGCGGAGCTCGGCCCGTTCCGTGTGAACCCCGACGGGAAGACCCTGAGCCGAAACAGGCATGCCTGGAACAATG TGGCGAATGTGATCTTCCTGGAGTCGCCGGCGGGCGTCGGGTTCTCCTACTCGAACGCTTCGGTGGAGAGCGGCGACGCGGGGACCGCGGTGGACGCCTACCTCTTCCTGCTCAACTGGCTGGAGAGGTTCCCCGAGTACAAGGGCCGCGACTTCTACATCGCCGGCGAGAGCTACAGCGGGCACTACGTCCCCCAGCTCGCCACCGTCATCGTCGCCCTCGCCGAATTCGGTCTCACAGACGTGAACCTCAAGGGCATCTTC GTTGGCAACCCGTACCTCGATGACTACATGAACACAAAGGGATCGTACGAGTTCTTGTGGAACCACGGGGTGATCTCGGACGAGGTGTGGGGCAACATCAGCGAGCACTGCAGCTTCGGGCGGTTCGAGGGCACAGCGTGCGGCGAGGCCAAGAAGTCGTTCAAAATCGGCGACATCGACCGATACAACATCTACGCCCCGGTCTGCATCGAGTCGCCGGACGGGAGCCTCCACTCCAGCAGCTAC TTACCAGGCTATGATCCGTGCATCGGGGCCTACATCGCCGCCTACTTCAATAATCCTAAGGTGCAGAAGGCTATGCATGTTCGAACCAACACCAAGTGGTCAGAGTGCGC CGGTGATATGGACGATGTGTGCCCGATTACCGCCACGAGGTACTCTGTCAAGGATCTCAATATGGCAATCACAAAACCGTGGCGTCCATGGTACACCCCTGACAGCGAG GTTGGAGGCTACGCTCAGCAATACGAGGGAGGGTTCACGTTTGCGTCGGTGCGAGGAGCTGGCCATATGGTCCCTAGCTTCCAGCCCAAGAGATCACTTGTTCTTTTCTACTCCTTCATGAAAGGTGTTCTGCCACCGGCGGTCTCAGTACGGCGCCCATGA